In a single window of the Gossypium hirsutum isolate 1008001.06 chromosome D02, Gossypium_hirsutum_v2.1, whole genome shotgun sequence genome:
- the LOC107909258 gene encoding protein STRUBBELIG-RECEPTOR FAMILY 3 isoform X1 produces MSSKRSGMEWKNLNIFLGFLLIYAARISFGLTNPSDVAAINSLYAALGSPLLPGWIASGGDPCAEAWQGVQCNGSDIMSIVLNGANLGGQLGDNLGMFASIKAIDLSNNQIGGNIPSNLPVTMQNFFLSANQFSGSIPDSLSSLTMLTDMSLNNNNLSGEIPDAFQSLSGLINLDLSNNKLSGSLPPSMENLSSLTTLRLQANQLSGTLDVLQDLPLRDLNIENNLFNGPIPEKMLSIPSFKNDGNPFNSTVAPLPGPTSPLAPPHAPPHFVVPASGQTPGKHADGPSASEGSNSSQKKNFLTTKRVVWISIASVLLFIILALALLLFMPKCSRGREEAGGIFKRHQVGTYRGNRENLVGDAPLTTTASQIEKGPKDAAMRPVGGNQTERGRMGDIAKLPNKEERYVERIGTTPKRFDHEIDMSGYDVMLMEPPRPPPPPPPPPPPPPPPPPPALAEKVIVKPIVPNEVTAGPSAKTPKPSTFARSFTIAALQQYTNSFSQENLLGGGMLGSVYRAELPDGKLLAVKKLEKRVASQQKDDEFIELVENIDRIQHVNVVRLMGYCAEHGQKLLIYEYCSNGSLQDALHSDDEFKKLLSWNTRIRMALGAARALEYMHEACHPPVIHRNFNSANVLLDDDLDVRVSDCGLAPLIASGSVSQLSGQLQSIYGYGAPEFESGIYTSQSDVYSFGVFMLELLTGRKSHDRTRSRGEQFLVRWAIPQLHDIEALSRMVDPSLNGEYPAKALSRFADIISRCVQSEPEFRPPMSEVVQDLLDIIRRERPSNESIGD; encoded by the exons ATGAGTAGTAAGAGATCTGGTATGGAATGGAAGAATTTAAACATCTTTTTGGGATTTTTGCTGATCTATGCAGCTAGGATTTCGTTTGGACTCACCAATCCTAGTGATG TTGCTGCGATTAATAGCTTATATGCTGCATTGGGCTCTCCCCTACTCCCTGGATGGATTGCTTCCGGCGGAGACCCCTGTGCTGAAGCATGGCAAGGCGTACAATGTAATGGTTCGGACATAATGAGCAT AGTTCTAAATGGTGCTAATTTGGGTGGACAACTGGGTGACAACCTAGGAATGTTTGCTTCTATTAAGGCAAT AGATTTGAGCAACAACCAGATCGGGGGAAATATTCCATCCAATTTGCCTGTTACTATGCAAAACTT TTTTCTTTCAGCCAATCAGTTCAGTGGAAGCATCCCGGATTCACTATCTTCTTTGACCATGTTGACAGACAT GTCATTGAATAACAATAATTTGAGTGGAGAGATACCAGATGCCTTTCAATCGCTTTCTGGATTGATCAATCT GGATTTGTCCAACAACAAATTGAGTGGATCTCTGCCACCATCAATGGAAAATTTGTCTAGTCTAACTACCCT ACGTTTGCAGGCCAATCAGCTGTCTGGGACGCTAGATGTTCTACAAGATCTTCCCCTAAGAGATTT GAACATAGAAAATAATCTTTTCAATGGACCCATTCCTGAGAAGATGCTGAGCATCCCAAGCTTCAA AAACGATGGAAATCCATTTAATTCCACTGTTGCTCCTTTGCCTGGTCCTACATCACCATTAGCACCACCGCATGCGCCACCACATTTTGTAGTACCAGCTTCTGGTCAAACACCAGGGAAACATGCTGATGGGCCTTCTGCGTCGGAGGGATCTAATTCTAGTCAGAAAAAGAATTTCTTAACTACTAAAAGGGTGGTGTGGATATCAATTGCAAGTGTTTTGTTGTTTATAATATTAGCTTTAGCACTTCTGCTTTTTATGCCCAAGTGTAGCAGGGGAAGGGAAGAGGCTGGTGGGATTTTCAAACGGCATCAAGTAGGTACATATAGAGGAAACAGAGAGAACCTTGTTGGCGATGCGCCCTTAACCACCACAGCCAGTCAAATAGAGAAAG GCCCAAAAGATGCAGCTATGAGACCAGTGGGGGGTAATCAAACAGAGAGGGGAAGAATGGGGGATATTGCAAAGCTACCGAACAAGGAAGAGAGATATGTTGAAAGGATAGGCACGACGCCAAAGAGATTTGACCATGAGATAGACATGAGTGGCTACGATGTGATGTTGATGGAGCCCCCTCGTCCACCTCCTCCTCCGCCTCCGCCTCCCCCACCTCCGCCCCCTCCACCTCCTCCGGCACTTGCTGAGAAGGTCATTGTGAAACCCATTGTGCCTAATGAAGTAACTGCAGGGCCTTCTGCCAAAACACCAAAGCCATCTACATTTGCGAGGTCGTTCACCATTGCAGCCCTTCAACAATATACAAATAGCTTTTCTCAAGAAAATCTTTTGGGGGGTGGCATGCTTGGAAGTGTCTATAGGGCAGAACTTCCGGATGGAAAG TTACTTGCAGTCAAGAAACTGGAGAAGAGAGTTGCAAGCCAGCAGAAGGATGATGAATTTATTGAACTGGTGGAAAATATTGATCGTATCCAGCATGTAAATGTTGTCAGGCTAATGGGTTATTGTGCAGAGCATGGTCAAAAGCTTTTGATCTATGAGTATTGCAGCAATGGATCGCTGCAGGATGCGCTGCACTCTGATGATGAGTTTAAAAAGCTGCTTTCATGGAATACCCGTATCCGGATGGCTCTTGGAGCTGCTAGAGCCTTAGA GTACATGCATGAGGCTTGCCATCCACCTGTAATTCACAGAAATTTCAACTCTGCCAATGTTCTCCTTGATGATGATCTCGATGTGCGTGTCTCTGATTGTGGTTTGGCTCCATTAATAGCATCAGGTTCTGTAAGTCAG TTGTCAGGACAACTACAATCAATTTATGGTTATGGAGCGCCAGAATTTGAGTCTGGAATTTATACTTCTCAGAGTGATGTTTACAGTTTTGGGGTGTTTATGTTGGAACTCTTAACTGGCAGGAAATCTCATGACAG GACAAGGAGTAGAGGAGAACAATTTCTAGTGAGATGGGCAATCCCACAGCTCCATGATATTGAAGCATTATCTAGGATGGTTGACCCTTCTCTCAATGGAGAATATCCTGCTAAAGCGTTGTCACGGTTTGCTGATATCATTTCTCGGTGTGTCCAG TCTGAACCAGAATTCAGGCCACCAATGTCTGAAGTGGTTCAAGACCTATTGGACATCATACGCAGGGAGCGTCCGAGTAATGAATCAATTGGAGACTGA
- the LOC107909258 gene encoding protein STRUBBELIG-RECEPTOR FAMILY 3 isoform X2 — translation MARRTIVLNGANLGGQLGDNLGMFASIKAIDLSNNQIGGNIPSNLPVTMQNFFLSANQFSGSIPDSLSSLTMLTDMSLNNNNLSGEIPDAFQSLSGLINLDLSNNKLSGSLPPSMENLSSLTTLRLQANQLSGTLDVLQDLPLRDLNIENNLFNGPIPEKMLSIPSFKNDGNPFNSTVAPLPGPTSPLAPPHAPPHFVVPASGQTPGKHADGPSASEGSNSSQKKNFLTTKRVVWISIASVLLFIILALALLLFMPKCSRGREEAGGIFKRHQVGTYRGNRENLVGDAPLTTTASQIEKGPKDAAMRPVGGNQTERGRMGDIAKLPNKEERYVERIGTTPKRFDHEIDMSGYDVMLMEPPRPPPPPPPPPPPPPPPPPPALAEKVIVKPIVPNEVTAGPSAKTPKPSTFARSFTIAALQQYTNSFSQENLLGGGMLGSVYRAELPDGKLLAVKKLEKRVASQQKDDEFIELVENIDRIQHVNVVRLMGYCAEHGQKLLIYEYCSNGSLQDALHSDDEFKKLLSWNTRIRMALGAARALEYMHEACHPPVIHRNFNSANVLLDDDLDVRVSDCGLAPLIASGSVSQLSGQLQSIYGYGAPEFESGIYTSQSDVYSFGVFMLELLTGRKSHDRTRSRGEQFLVRWAIPQLHDIEALSRMVDPSLNGEYPAKALSRFADIISRCVQSEPEFRPPMSEVVQDLLDIIRRERPSNESIGD, via the exons ATGGCAAGGCGTACAAT AGTTCTAAATGGTGCTAATTTGGGTGGACAACTGGGTGACAACCTAGGAATGTTTGCTTCTATTAAGGCAAT AGATTTGAGCAACAACCAGATCGGGGGAAATATTCCATCCAATTTGCCTGTTACTATGCAAAACTT TTTTCTTTCAGCCAATCAGTTCAGTGGAAGCATCCCGGATTCACTATCTTCTTTGACCATGTTGACAGACAT GTCATTGAATAACAATAATTTGAGTGGAGAGATACCAGATGCCTTTCAATCGCTTTCTGGATTGATCAATCT GGATTTGTCCAACAACAAATTGAGTGGATCTCTGCCACCATCAATGGAAAATTTGTCTAGTCTAACTACCCT ACGTTTGCAGGCCAATCAGCTGTCTGGGACGCTAGATGTTCTACAAGATCTTCCCCTAAGAGATTT GAACATAGAAAATAATCTTTTCAATGGACCCATTCCTGAGAAGATGCTGAGCATCCCAAGCTTCAA AAACGATGGAAATCCATTTAATTCCACTGTTGCTCCTTTGCCTGGTCCTACATCACCATTAGCACCACCGCATGCGCCACCACATTTTGTAGTACCAGCTTCTGGTCAAACACCAGGGAAACATGCTGATGGGCCTTCTGCGTCGGAGGGATCTAATTCTAGTCAGAAAAAGAATTTCTTAACTACTAAAAGGGTGGTGTGGATATCAATTGCAAGTGTTTTGTTGTTTATAATATTAGCTTTAGCACTTCTGCTTTTTATGCCCAAGTGTAGCAGGGGAAGGGAAGAGGCTGGTGGGATTTTCAAACGGCATCAAGTAGGTACATATAGAGGAAACAGAGAGAACCTTGTTGGCGATGCGCCCTTAACCACCACAGCCAGTCAAATAGAGAAAG GCCCAAAAGATGCAGCTATGAGACCAGTGGGGGGTAATCAAACAGAGAGGGGAAGAATGGGGGATATTGCAAAGCTACCGAACAAGGAAGAGAGATATGTTGAAAGGATAGGCACGACGCCAAAGAGATTTGACCATGAGATAGACATGAGTGGCTACGATGTGATGTTGATGGAGCCCCCTCGTCCACCTCCTCCTCCGCCTCCGCCTCCCCCACCTCCGCCCCCTCCACCTCCTCCGGCACTTGCTGAGAAGGTCATTGTGAAACCCATTGTGCCTAATGAAGTAACTGCAGGGCCTTCTGCCAAAACACCAAAGCCATCTACATTTGCGAGGTCGTTCACCATTGCAGCCCTTCAACAATATACAAATAGCTTTTCTCAAGAAAATCTTTTGGGGGGTGGCATGCTTGGAAGTGTCTATAGGGCAGAACTTCCGGATGGAAAG TTACTTGCAGTCAAGAAACTGGAGAAGAGAGTTGCAAGCCAGCAGAAGGATGATGAATTTATTGAACTGGTGGAAAATATTGATCGTATCCAGCATGTAAATGTTGTCAGGCTAATGGGTTATTGTGCAGAGCATGGTCAAAAGCTTTTGATCTATGAGTATTGCAGCAATGGATCGCTGCAGGATGCGCTGCACTCTGATGATGAGTTTAAAAAGCTGCTTTCATGGAATACCCGTATCCGGATGGCTCTTGGAGCTGCTAGAGCCTTAGA GTACATGCATGAGGCTTGCCATCCACCTGTAATTCACAGAAATTTCAACTCTGCCAATGTTCTCCTTGATGATGATCTCGATGTGCGTGTCTCTGATTGTGGTTTGGCTCCATTAATAGCATCAGGTTCTGTAAGTCAG TTGTCAGGACAACTACAATCAATTTATGGTTATGGAGCGCCAGAATTTGAGTCTGGAATTTATACTTCTCAGAGTGATGTTTACAGTTTTGGGGTGTTTATGTTGGAACTCTTAACTGGCAGGAAATCTCATGACAG GACAAGGAGTAGAGGAGAACAATTTCTAGTGAGATGGGCAATCCCACAGCTCCATGATATTGAAGCATTATCTAGGATGGTTGACCCTTCTCTCAATGGAGAATATCCTGCTAAAGCGTTGTCACGGTTTGCTGATATCATTTCTCGGTGTGTCCAG TCTGAACCAGAATTCAGGCCACCAATGTCTGAAGTGGTTCAAGACCTATTGGACATCATACGCAGGGAGCGTCCGAGTAATGAATCAATTGGAGACTGA
- the LOC107909259 gene encoding pentatricopeptide repeat-containing protein At1g03540, which translates to MKLFFVKRHCCSLASFNPNNSVKHPSDKYFQILHFCRSAQLVPAIHLLNTLHVPTLTFSSNKRCLYASLLQTCTNVQAFPLGVQFHAHVIKSGLDTDRFVGNSLLALYFKLGPDFRETRRVFDGLFVKDVISWTSMVSGYIKAGKPECSLEMFSEMLGLGVEPNAFTLSAIIKVCSVLGKLRLGWCLHGVIAKRGFDSNSVILCGLIDFYGRIWQLKEACQLFDELPEPDAICWTSIISSLTRNDLYKEALHFFYLMQRNHGLIPDGFTFGTVLTACGNIGRLRQGKQVHAKVITCGLCGNVVVESSLLDMYGKCGLIDESQRIFDRMSKRNSVSWSALLGVYCQNKDYESVIRIFREMDVSDLYCFGTILRACAGLAAVRLGKEVHCQYVRRGGWRDVIVESALVDLYAKCGCIDFAHRIFVQMSNRNLITWNSMIYGFAQNGRGGEALSIFYEMIKEGIKPDYISFIGVLFACSHSGLVDQGRKYFNLMTREYGIKPGIEHYNCMVNLLGRAGLLEEAENLIESAELRDDSSLWAVLLGACTTSTSSSNAERIAKKMIELEPNHHMNYVLLANVYRAIGRWNDALKVRQLMEDRGVKKIRGTSWVETTGNMSSYIDVVDTDISCR; encoded by the coding sequence ATGAAGCTCTTCTTCGTTAAACGCCATTGCTGCTCTTTGGCTTCTTTTAACCCCAACAACTCCGTCAAACACCCATCAGACAAATATTTCCAAATCCTCCATTTCTGCAGGTCAGCTCAACTTGTCCCTGCCATCCACCTCCTTAACACCCTACATGTTCCTACCCTAACCTTCTCTTCCAATAAACGATGTCTGTACGCTTCCCTCTTGCAAACTTGCACAAATGTTCAAGCTTTTCCTCTTGGGGTTCAATTCCATGCACACGTCATTAAATCTGGCCTCGACACGGATCGTTTTGTAGGTAATAGTTTACTTGCTCTGTATTTTAAGTTGGGTCCTGATTTTAGAGAAACTCGGAGAGTTTTTGATGGGTTGTTTGTGAAAGATGTCATATCGTGGACTTCAATGGTTTCGGGGTATATTAAAGCGGGTAAACCTGAGTGTTCCCTTGAAATGTTTTCGGAAATGCTGGGTTTGGGAGTTGAGCCAAATGCCTTCACCTTATCTGCTATAATCAAGGTGTGTTCCGTTCTTGGGAAGTTGAGGCTGGGATGGTGCTTGCACGGGGTGATTGCGAAACGTGGTTTTGATTCGAATAGTGTAATTCTGTGCGGGTTGATTGATTTTTATGGGAGGATTTGGCAGTTGAAAGAAGCGTGTCAGTTGTTCGATGAATTGCCTGAGCCGGATGCTATTTGTTGGACTTCTATTATTTCTTCTCTCACGAGGAATGATTTGTATAAGGAAGCATTGCATTTCTTTTATTTGATGCAAAGGAATCATGGGTTGATCCCTGATGGATTTACATTTGGAACAGTATTGACAGCTTGTGGGAATATAGGGAGGTTGAGGCAAGGGAAGCAAGTGCATGCTAAGGTCATTACCTGTGGACTTTGTGGAAATGTGGTGGTCGAGAGCAGTCTTCTTGACATGTATGGAAAGTGTGGGTTGATTGATGAGTCTCAGCGTATTTTCGATAGGATGTCGAAAAGGAATTCGGTTTCTTGGTCTGCATTGCTTGGTGTTTACTGTCAGAATAAAGACTACGAATCTGTTATTAGAATATTCAGGGAAATGGATGTATCCGATCTCTATTGTTTCGGAACTATACTCCGTGCATGTGCAGGTTTAGCCGCTGTAAGACTAGGGAAAGAAGTTCACTGCCAGTATGTGAGACGGGGTGGTTGGAGAGATGTTATCGTAGAGTCAGCCTTAGTTGATCTTTATGCAAAATGTGGCTGTATCGATTTTGCACATCGCATCTTCGTGCAGATGTCCAATAGAAATCTGATAACATGGAACTCGATGATTTATGGGTTTGCTCAGAATGGAAGAGGTGGGGAAGCTCTAAGTATATTTTATGAGATGATCAAGGAAGGCATTAAGCCTGATTATATTAGTTTTATTGGAGTTCTTTTTGCTTGCAGTCATTCTGGCTTGGTGGATCAAGGCCgaaaatattttaacttaatgaCCAGGGAATATGGGATTAAACCTGGAATTGAACATTACAACTGTATGGTTAACCTCTTAGGCCGTGCTGGGTTACTGGAAGAAGCTGAAAACTTGATAGAGAGTGCAGAGCTTAGAGACGATTCATCCCTTTGGGCCGTACTTCTTGGGGCTTGCACAACCAGTACAAGTTCCAGTAATGCTGAGCGTATTGCTAAGAAAATGATTGAACTGGAACCTAACCATCATATGAACTATGTTCTCCTAGCTAATGTATACAGAGCAATTGGACGGTGGAATGATGCTCTAAAGGTTAGGCAGCTAATGGAAGACAGAGGAGTGAAGAAGATTAGGGGCACCAGCTGGGTTGAGACTACCGGTAACATGAGTTCTTATATCGATGTGGTTGATACGGATATATCTTGCAGGTAA